From one Planctomicrobium piriforme genomic stretch:
- a CDS encoding thioredoxin family protein has translation MVRSIILLVAGLVSGAVLFSTFGEPGGVSTMSSSSAPEDEWFKKEVVNSKLPVIVDFTATWCGPCKAMKKDLDKLEQEFVGKFKVVPVDIDERPEISDHYNVDGVPTLLILKRGKVVAKRDGVDGGSDTYEGLKQFVTRHL, from the coding sequence GTGGTTCGCTCAATCATTTTGCTGGTAGCCGGGCTTGTTTCCGGCGCCGTTCTGTTCAGCACCTTCGGGGAACCGGGCGGCGTGTCGACAATGTCGTCCTCGTCGGCCCCCGAGGACGAATGGTTCAAGAAGGAAGTCGTCAATTCGAAGCTGCCGGTGATCGTCGACTTCACCGCCACCTGGTGCGGACCCTGCAAGGCGATGAAGAAAGACCTCGACAAACTCGAGCAGGAATTCGTCGGCAAGTTCAAGGTGGTGCCGGTGGATATCGATGAACGTCCCGAGATCAGCGACCACTACAACGTCGACGGCGTGCCGACGCTGCTGATTCTCAAGCGAGGAAAAGTCGTCGCAAAACGAGACGGCGTCGATGGCGGCAGCGATACCTACGAAGGCCTCAAACAGTTCGTGACGCGGCACCTGTAA
- a CDS encoding alkaline phosphatase family protein, with protein MRVGSIPSRQSRFSTNSIHSSPVTNSDAHCTHQVARRFALFTSALLLVLLFPSPGHAYIGPGAGFALAGSFLAVLGAFASAVFMLLLWPVRQLARVLLRRRPPGKPRFKRVVILGLDGLDHGLTHQLLTAGKLPNLAALQAQGDFKPLGSTLPPISPVAWSSFQTGVNPGKHNIFDFLIPDQKTYQPRLSSVEIRTSTRTYGIGPFRFSIARPDVRMLRKSKPFWGILSQYGIFNCIIRVPITFPPEKLHGVQLSAMCVPDLRGTQGTFSRYTTAARDDSQKTGGETFFIERVGSTIHGELLGPPHPIRPESGALKLPFTVTIKEDGTATLTLLRETYTLIPGAYSGWIPVRFSAGWGRSVRGICRFLLLSIEPQFELYVTPINLDPEKPPMAIGYPRVFPTYLAKRQGPFATLGLAEDTWGLSEQVLEDCHFLKQCQDIDAERETMFFDSLEKVPQGLCVCVFDGTDRMQHMFWRYHDPQHPARPAEVPPEFKNAIEDLYIRMDDLVGRTMTKCAGTDTLLMVLSDHGFNTFRRGVDLNRWLEENGYLVVDDARRGEEHLAGIDWTKTQAFAIGLTGIFLNLKGKFEQGIVEPGAAADALVAEIAQRLGQLVDPVTGQPAIKRVYAAARAYRGPYTGQAPDLIVGYASGYRVSWDAAVGKTSRHLFQDNTKAWSGDHCVDPSVVPGVLFCSHRIESETARLLDIAPTVLELFGIPTPDHMDGRPLTIGSSAAGKPQSSADSDRVAPQVA; from the coding sequence ATGCGCGTCGGTTCCATTCCATCCAGACAGTCACGGTTCTCGACGAACTCGATCCATTCGAGCCCGGTGACGAATTCTGACGCTCATTGCACCCATCAGGTCGCGCGACGCTTCGCCCTATTCACGTCTGCCCTGTTGCTGGTGTTGCTGTTTCCCAGTCCAGGTCACGCGTACATCGGCCCCGGCGCTGGCTTCGCACTTGCTGGTTCCTTCCTGGCGGTGCTGGGAGCGTTCGCTTCCGCGGTCTTCATGTTGCTCCTCTGGCCCGTCCGGCAACTCGCCCGGGTGCTGTTGCGACGCCGCCCCCCCGGCAAGCCCCGTTTCAAACGGGTCGTCATCCTCGGCCTCGATGGTCTCGATCACGGACTCACGCATCAGTTGCTCACCGCAGGCAAGCTTCCAAACCTGGCCGCGTTGCAGGCTCAGGGAGACTTCAAGCCGCTTGGCAGCACGCTGCCGCCCATCTCTCCAGTGGCCTGGTCCTCATTTCAAACCGGCGTGAACCCCGGCAAGCACAACATCTTCGACTTCCTGATTCCCGACCAGAAGACCTACCAGCCCCGGCTCAGTTCGGTAGAGATCCGCACTTCCACCCGCACCTACGGCATCGGGCCGTTTCGCTTCAGTATTGCCAGGCCGGATGTGCGGATGCTCCGCAAGAGCAAACCGTTCTGGGGCATCCTCAGCCAGTATGGCATCTTCAACTGCATCATCCGCGTGCCGATCACGTTTCCGCCGGAGAAACTGCATGGCGTGCAGCTCTCGGCGATGTGCGTCCCGGATCTCCGCGGCACGCAGGGAACATTCTCCCGTTACACCACCGCCGCGCGAGACGACTCGCAGAAAACGGGCGGCGAAACGTTTTTCATCGAGCGCGTCGGCAGCACGATTCACGGTGAACTCCTCGGCCCGCCGCATCCCATTCGGCCTGAGTCAGGTGCTCTCAAGCTCCCCTTCACGGTCACCATCAAAGAAGACGGCACGGCCACGCTCACTTTGCTGCGTGAGACTTACACGCTCATCCCCGGCGCCTATTCCGGCTGGATTCCGGTGCGATTCTCGGCTGGCTGGGGCCGCTCGGTGCGGGGCATCTGCCGTTTCCTGCTCCTCTCCATTGAGCCGCAGTTCGAACTCTATGTGACGCCGATCAATCTCGATCCGGAAAAGCCCCCCATGGCGATCGGCTATCCGCGAGTCTTCCCCACTTATCTCGCCAAACGTCAGGGGCCGTTCGCCACGCTCGGTCTGGCGGAAGACACCTGGGGACTCAGCGAACAAGTTCTCGAAGACTGCCATTTCCTGAAACAGTGCCAGGATATCGACGCCGAACGCGAAACGATGTTCTTCGACAGTCTGGAGAAAGTCCCGCAAGGTTTGTGCGTCTGCGTGTTCGACGGCACCGACCGCATGCAGCACATGTTCTGGCGTTACCACGACCCACAACATCCCGCGCGACCTGCGGAAGTTCCGCCTGAGTTCAAGAACGCCATCGAAGACCTCTACATCCGCATGGACGATCTGGTCGGCCGCACGATGACAAAATGCGCCGGGACCGACACCCTGCTGATGGTCCTCTCCGATCACGGCTTCAACACCTTCCGCCGCGGCGTCGACTTGAATCGCTGGCTCGAAGAAAACGGATACCTCGTCGTCGATGACGCCCGTCGAGGAGAAGAACATCTGGCCGGCATCGATTGGACCAAAACCCAGGCCTTCGCCATCGGCCTTACCGGCATTTTCCTGAACCTCAAAGGCAAGTTCGAACAGGGGATCGTCGAACCTGGCGCTGCCGCCGATGCCCTGGTCGCAGAGATCGCTCAGCGTCTCGGACAACTTGTCGATCCCGTCACAGGTCAACCTGCCATCAAACGGGTCTATGCCGCCGCCAGAGCCTATCGCGGTCCCTACACCGGTCAGGCGCCCGATCTCATCGTTGGCTATGCCAGCGGCTATCGCGTCTCATGGGATGCCGCCGTGGGAAAGACCAGCCGCCATCTCTTTCAAGACAACACCAAAGCCTGGAGCGGCGACCACTGCGTCGATCCCTCGGTCGTCCCCGGCGTGCTGTTCTGCAGCCATCGGATTGAAAGTGAAACAGCGCGGCTGCTCGACATCGCCCCCACCGTTCTCGAACTCTTCGGCATTCCCACGCCGGATCACATGGACGGCCGCCCGTTGACGATCGGCTCTTCCGCCGCAGGCAAGCCACAATCATCCGCTGACAGCGACCGTGTCGCACCACAGGTGGCGTGA
- a CDS encoding alkaline phosphatase family protein, with protein sequence MAAKNSKRISRRGLLTGAAAATVAGVGGAAYWVGGVNRVSKSFGKKVIVIGIDGMDPRLCRSMMRDGLLPNMTRMSAAGGFSSLATSMPPQSPVAWASFINGAGPGSHGIFDFIHRHPHEQCTPYFSAAETLPGDGYWELGDHKLQLDFWPFNHQPAKTVLKRQGRPFWDYLDAAGIPTTFYDLPSNYPPSPSEYGHHRCISGMGTPDMLGTYGTYQYFGTDVPGMGVEEGGGKRSRLSFIRDSAKATLVGPENSLLKTPQPITIEFEVHRDKESNAALLEIQGQKFLLNPGQWSPWLKLDFALSTPTPVPTQHASGICRFLLQEVSPTFRLYVSPINVDPTAPAVALSEPPEFIKDVSQQLGMFYTTGFQEDHKARSNGVFVDDEFLKQATMVLDERLAMFEYAVENYEDGLLFFYFSSSDLQSHMFWWNADENSKHPSRSTPEAQKYFAHIKQLYQRLDAVIGDIYDRYGGKATIIAMSDHGFANFGRQFNVNSWLRDAGLLGPRECTSILADVDWSATRAYGLGINGLYLNLEGRERDGIVEPGEEQERLTRQIIAGLESVRDVDGQQVIRRVYRADEIYHGPATALAPDLIIGYSRGYRASWDTCLGGLTPQVLLDNDSAWSADHCADALEVPGVLCCNQPLRRGDPSLVDLAPSILADFGLPTPSTMSGKDLFRS encoded by the coding sequence ATGGCAGCCAAAAACTCCAAACGCATTTCGCGCCGCGGCCTGCTAACAGGCGCTGCCGCAGCCACGGTTGCGGGAGTGGGCGGCGCGGCCTATTGGGTTGGCGGCGTGAACCGCGTTTCGAAGAGCTTCGGCAAGAAGGTGATCGTCATCGGCATCGACGGCATGGACCCTCGACTCTGCCGCAGCATGATGCGCGATGGCCTGCTCCCCAACATGACCAGAATGAGCGCCGCTGGCGGCTTCAGCAGCCTCGCCACCAGCATGCCGCCGCAAAGTCCGGTCGCCTGGGCCAGTTTCATTAACGGGGCTGGGCCCGGCTCGCACGGCATCTTCGACTTCATCCATCGCCACCCGCACGAACAATGCACCCCCTACTTCTCCGCGGCCGAAACCCTGCCCGGCGACGGCTACTGGGAACTGGGCGATCACAAACTGCAGCTCGACTTCTGGCCCTTTAATCATCAGCCGGCCAAAACCGTTTTGAAGCGGCAAGGGCGGCCGTTCTGGGACTATCTCGACGCCGCAGGGATTCCCACGACGTTTTACGATCTGCCGTCGAACTATCCCCCCAGTCCCTCCGAGTACGGGCATCACCGCTGCATCAGCGGGATGGGGACGCCCGACATGCTCGGCACCTATGGCACCTATCAGTACTTCGGAACCGATGTGCCAGGCATGGGCGTGGAGGAAGGGGGCGGCAAACGGTCGCGTCTGAGCTTCATCCGCGACTCCGCCAAGGCCACCTTAGTCGGTCCGGAAAACAGCCTGCTCAAAACGCCCCAGCCGATCACCATTGAGTTCGAAGTGCATCGCGACAAGGAATCGAACGCCGCCCTCCTCGAAATTCAGGGACAGAAATTCCTGCTGAATCCCGGCCAATGGAGCCCCTGGCTGAAACTCGATTTCGCGCTCTCCACTCCCACGCCAGTGCCGACGCAACACGCCAGCGGCATCTGCCGGTTTCTGCTACAGGAAGTTTCGCCGACGTTTCGTCTCTACGTCTCTCCCATCAACGTCGACCCCACCGCCCCGGCGGTCGCCCTGTCAGAACCGCCTGAGTTCATCAAGGATGTCTCGCAGCAGCTGGGGATGTTCTACACCACCGGTTTTCAGGAAGACCACAAGGCCCGTTCCAACGGCGTCTTTGTCGATGACGAGTTTCTCAAACAGGCGACGATGGTACTCGACGAACGTCTGGCGATGTTCGAATACGCCGTCGAGAACTACGAAGACGGCCTGCTGTTTTTCTACTTCTCTAGCAGCGACCTGCAGTCGCACATGTTCTGGTGGAATGCCGACGAGAACTCAAAGCACCCCTCCCGTTCGACGCCGGAAGCCCAGAAGTATTTCGCGCACATCAAGCAGTTATATCAGCGGCTCGATGCCGTCATCGGCGACATCTACGACCGCTACGGCGGCAAGGCCACGATCATCGCCATGAGCGATCACGGCTTCGCGAACTTCGGGCGGCAGTTCAACGTCAATTCCTGGCTCCGCGATGCCGGCCTGCTCGGCCCGCGCGAATGCACGTCGATTCTCGCAGACGTCGACTGGTCGGCCACACGGGCTTACGGTCTCGGCATCAACGGCCTGTATTTGAACCTCGAAGGCCGCGAACGCGACGGCATTGTCGAGCCGGGTGAAGAGCAAGAACGACTCACCAGACAGATCATCGCCGGACTGGAATCAGTCCGCGACGTCGATGGACAACAGGTGATCCGCCGCGTGTACCGTGCGGACGAAATCTATCACGGTCCCGCCACCGCGCTCGCACCCGACCTCATCATCGGCTACTCGCGCGGCTATCGGGCTTCCTGGGACACCTGTCTCGGCGGGCTGACTCCACAAGTGCTGCTCGATAACGATTCCGCCTGGAGCGCCGACCACTGTGCCGACGCCCTCGAGGTCCCCGGCGTCCTCTGCTGCAATCAACCGCTGCGTCGGGGCGATCCATCGCTCGTCGACCTGGCCCCGTCGATTCTGGCCGACTTCGGACTCCCCACCCCATCCACCATGAGCGGAAAAGACCTGTTCCGTTCCTGA
- a CDS encoding sulfotransferase domain-containing protein, with product MPLNQDIIVVSGLPRSGTSLMMAMLVQGGIPAVTDEIRHADPDNPRGYFEFEQVKQLKTDHTWLPNARGKCVKIVSPLLYHLPPTETFRVIFMQRDLDEVIASQEKMLQRRGQPVPPAEKMRAAFEVHLDRLQTWLTAQRHIQLLPVSYNHLMTNPTPLLPHIAAFLDDQADITKMQTAIDTSLYRNRGGAG from the coding sequence ATGCCGCTCAATCAGGACATCATCGTCGTCTCCGGTCTCCCGCGATCCGGCACATCACTGATGATGGCTATGCTCGTGCAGGGGGGCATTCCCGCCGTCACCGACGAAATCCGCCACGCCGACCCCGACAACCCCCGCGGGTACTTCGAATTCGAACAGGTGAAACAGCTAAAAACCGACCACACCTGGCTCCCAAATGCCCGCGGCAAATGTGTGAAGATCGTGTCGCCGCTGCTCTACCACCTGCCGCCGACGGAAACCTTTCGGGTGATCTTTATGCAGCGCGATCTGGACGAAGTGATCGCTTCGCAGGAAAAGATGTTGCAGCGCCGCGGCCAACCCGTCCCCCCCGCCGAGAAGATGCGAGCCGCTTTCGAAGTCCACCTCGACCGCCTGCAAACCTGGCTCACCGCCCAACGCCACATCCAACTCCTGCCGGTCAGCTACAACCACCTCATGACCAACCCCACCCCCCTCCTCCCGCACATCGCCGCATTCCTGGACGACCAGGCGGACATCACAAAAATGCAAACGGCGATTGATACGAGTTTGTACCGCAACCGAGGCGGAGCAGGATGA